Below is a window of Streptomyces sp. ITFR-16 DNA.
GAGGAGGCCCGGGCGCTCGCCGCCGAGGGCATCGCCTGCACCGTCGTCCCCGGCATCTCCAGCTCGATCTCGGTGCCCGGCGCGGCCGGCATCCCCGTCACCCACCGCGGCGTCGCCCATGAGTTCACCGTGGTCAGCGGCCATGTCGCCCCCGACGACGAGCGCTCGCTCGTCGACTGGGCGGCCCTCGCCCGGCTGCGCGGCACCCTGGTCCTCCTGATGGCCGTCGACAAGATCGGTGCCATCGCTGGCACGCTCATCGCCCACGGGAAGTCCCCCGACACCCCGGTGGCCCTCGTCCAGGAAGGGACCACCGCCGCCCAGCGCCGCGTCGACGCGACGCTCGCGACCGTCGGCGAGCGGGCCGTGGCCGAGGACGTCCGCCCGCCCGCCGTCATCGTCATCGGTGACGTCGTCGGCGTCGGACCCGAGGCCGCGGCAGCGACCGAAAAGTAACCAGCGGTAACGGATCTTTCTCCCGACCGTTGGCACCACACACCGGACAAGGCAGTATCAACCTGTGGCTGATCTCATCACCGTCGACGACCCCGACGACCCCCGCCTGAGCGACTACACCGGCCTGACCGACGTCGAGCTGCGGCGCAGGCGAGAGCCCGCCGAGGGCCTCTTCATCGCCGAGGGCGAGAAGGTGATCAGACGCGCCAGGCACGCCGGGTACGAGATGCGCTCCATGCTGCTCTCGGCGAAGTGGGTCGACCTCATGCGCGACGTCATCGACGAGGTCCCGGCCCCCGTGTACGCCGTCAGCCCGGAGCTCGCCGAGCGGGTCACCGGCTACCACGTGCACCGGGGGGCCCTCGCCTCGATGCAGCGCAAGCCGCTGCCGGCCGCCGAGGAACTGCTGCGCACCACCCGCCGTGTGGTCGTCATGGAAGCCGTCAACGACCACACGAACATCGGGGCGATCTTCCGCAGCGCCGCCGCGCTCGGCATGGACGCGGTCCTGCTCTCCCCGGACTGCGCCGACCCGCTGTACCGGCGCTCGGTCAAGGTCTCGATGGGCGCCGTCTTCTCCGTCCCGTACGCCCGCCTCGACACCTGGCCCAAGGCCCTGGAGACGGTACGGGAGGCCGGCTTCAAGCTGCTCGCGCTGACACCCGACGAGAAGGCCAGCAGCATCGAGGAGGCGGCCCCGCACCGGATGGACCAGGTGGCCCTGATGCTCGGCGCCGAGGGCGACGGGCTGTCCACGCAGGCGCTGGTCGCCGCCGACGAATGGGTACGCATCCCGATGGCCCACGGCGTCGACTCGCTGAACGTCGGCGCCGCCGCGGCGGTCGCCTTCTACGCGGTGGCCACGGGCCGCCCGGAGAGCTGAGCCCGCAGGCTACCGCTCGCCTGGCGCCGGGGCCTGGACCCGGACGACCTGCCCCGGATCCGCGCCCAGGCCGCGCGGCGGACCCTGGCAGCCCTGGGCCGCCGCGATACCGAGGGCCACCAGCAGCGTCACCACCACGAAGACGACGAGCCGCTGCCGGAGCAGCCTCGGGTTGGCCGGGCGGCGGCCGGTGGAGGTCGTCCGGGTGCCCGGCCGCGTCCCCGGCCTGCCGTTCGTCCCGTTGGTGCCCTGCGGCCGCCGTCCCGGACGCGTCGACCGCCCCGGCTGCTGCTGAGCCGGACGCGAACCCCCGGTGCGCGGCGAGGAGGGACGGGGCGCCGCCGGCCGGCCCTGCGGACGCGCGACCGGGGCGGGCCCGGCGGCCCTGCGGGTCTGCTGCTCGGTGTACGGGCCGTCCAGCCGCCCGGTCGGCCGGTCCGCCTCCTGCGCCGAACGCTGGGCGGGCGGCCGGCTCTCGTGCAGCCCCTGCGCCTCCCGCGCCGCGATCTCCTTGAGCCGCATGGAGAGCTGGAGCGTGCTCGGGCGCTCCTCCGGATCCTTGGCCAGACAGGCGCTCACCAGGGGTGCGAGCGCGTCGTGCACATCGAACAGCTGGGGCTCCTCGTGCACCACGCGGTAGAGCATGACCTCGGAACTGCCGTGCCCGAAGGGTGAATCGGCCATCGCCGCGTACGCCAGCGTGGCGCCGAGGGAGAAGACGTCCGTCGCGGGCGTCACCGCCGCGCCCCGCACCTGCTCCGGCGCGAGGAAGCCGGGCGAGCCCACCGCCGTACCGACGTGCGTGAGCGTGGAGGCACCGGTCGCCCAGGCGATGCCGAAGTCGATGATGCGCGGGCCCTTGGGGGAGAGCAGGATGTTCGACGGCTTCAGGTCGCGGTGGACGACTCCGGCCTCGTGCACCGCCACCAGACCCTCGGAGAGCGCCGCCCCGATCGAGGCCACCTCGGCGGCCGACAGCGGGCCCTCCTCGGCCACCTTGTCGTGCAGCGAGGGCCCCGGCACGTACTGCGTGGCGAACCAGGGGCGGTCCGCCTCCAGGTCCGCGGCCACCAGCCGGGCCGTACAGCCGCCGCGGATCCGCCGGGCGGCGGACACCTCGCGCGCGAACCGCGAACGGAACTCCTGATCCTCCGCCAGGTCCGGGCGGATCACCTTGAGCGCCACCCGCTGGCCCCGCCGGTCCGAACCCAGGTAGACGACACCCATGCCGCCCGCCCCGAGCCGCCGGTGCAGCCTGAACGAGCCGACGACACGCGGGTCCTCGCGCCGGAGCCGCATCATCGCCATGTCTGCCCATCCCCGCTGCCTGGTACGCCTGACGAGGCACAGCTTACGTACCCGCCGCCCGGGGCGCTCAGAGGCCGCGCCCTCGCCGGG
It encodes the following:
- a CDS encoding RNA methyltransferase produces the protein MADLITVDDPDDPRLSDYTGLTDVELRRRREPAEGLFIAEGEKVIRRARHAGYEMRSMLLSAKWVDLMRDVIDEVPAPVYAVSPELAERVTGYHVHRGALASMQRKPLPAAEELLRTTRRVVVMEAVNDHTNIGAIFRSAAALGMDAVLLSPDCADPLYRRSVKVSMGAVFSVPYARLDTWPKALETVREAGFKLLALTPDEKASSIEEAAPHRMDQVALMLGAEGDGLSTQALVAADEWVRIPMAHGVDSLNVGAAAAVAFYAVATGRPES
- a CDS encoding protein kinase domain-containing protein — translated: MAMMRLRREDPRVVGSFRLHRRLGAGGMGVVYLGSDRRGQRVALKVIRPDLAEDQEFRSRFAREVSAARRIRGGCTARLVAADLEADRPWFATQYVPGPSLHDKVAEEGPLSAAEVASIGAALSEGLVAVHEAGVVHRDLKPSNILLSPKGPRIIDFGIAWATGASTLTHVGTAVGSPGFLAPEQVRGAAVTPATDVFSLGATLAYAAMADSPFGHGSSEVMLYRVVHEEPQLFDVHDALAPLVSACLAKDPEERPSTLQLSMRLKEIAAREAQGLHESRPPAQRSAQEADRPTGRLDGPYTEQQTRRAAGPAPVARPQGRPAAPRPSSPRTGGSRPAQQQPGRSTRPGRRPQGTNGTNGRPGTRPGTRTTSTGRRPANPRLLRQRLVVFVVVTLLVALGIAAAQGCQGPPRGLGADPGQVVRVQAPAPGER